Proteins co-encoded in one Methanomassiliicoccales archaeon genomic window:
- a CDS encoding CBS domain-containing protein codes for MVLIEEVMTTNPIVAQIPGSRTEVLKIMVKHNLTGLPVVKRSDGSLAGMITRQNIFEKPDEDQLALIMNKNPEIITPKDTVNQAAKIFLEGRVKHLPVVEGDKLVGIITPTNLLEVVEKVGTEATVESVISSPCIPIYQDAPLAVALVTFKVSKASALPVLDDGGRLAGILTDRDIFNKSHINGSVAISDLGIGQDEDDWSWEGLRNVMKLWYEVSKIEIPGLPVKEIMVPCPTTVFKKTTVSEAARIMRKNDFGQLPVRDSKDRLLAMIYDIDVVSILAEE; via the coding sequence ATGGTCCTCATCGAAGAAGTAATGACCACAAACCCCATCGTCGCCCAGATTCCAGGCAGCAGGACCGAGGTCCTCAAGATAATGGTCAAACACAATCTTACCGGCCTGCCTGTAGTCAAGAGGAGTGACGGTTCCCTTGCAGGGATGATAACCAGACAGAACATATTCGAAAAGCCAGATGAAGATCAGCTAGCTCTGATCATGAATAAGAATCCAGAGATCATCACACCCAAGGATACCGTAAATCAGGCGGCGAAGATTTTCCTTGAGGGGCGTGTTAAGCACCTTCCCGTGGTCGAGGGTGATAAGCTCGTGGGAATAATCACCCCCACGAACCTGCTAGAAGTAGTGGAGAAAGTTGGGACTGAAGCGACGGTTGAGAGCGTGATCTCGTCTCCCTGCATACCAATATACCAGGATGCTCCTTTGGCCGTGGCGTTGGTCACTTTCAAGGTGAGCAAAGCCAGTGCACTGCCTGTGTTAGATGACGGAGGACGGCTGGCTGGTATACTTACTGATAGGGACATCTTCAACAAGTCCCACATAAACGGATCGGTCGCCATCTCTGACCTTGGTATCGGGCAGGACGAGGATGATTGGTCCTGGGAGGGTCTCCGAAACGTCATGAAGCTGTGGTACGAGGTCTCCAAAATCGAGATCCCCGGGCTACCAGTGAAGGAAATCATGGTTCCCTGCCCTACGACAGTGTTCAAGAAGACCACCGTCTCGGAGGCAGCCAGGATAATGAGGAAGAACGATTTCGGTCAACTGCCCGTCCGAGATTCGAAAGATAGATTACTCGCTATGATATACGACATTGATGTAGTCTCCATTCTAGCAGAGGAATGA
- a CDS encoding isoprenylcysteine carboxylmethyltransferase family protein: protein MKKRKMHILSCVWSPLLVAQFVIVFFLGIFNEAELDLVMYVGWVIWVISLILGWLPIFILKRRGGVPTGKGYVHTTRLVDSGLYSIVRHPQYTAGILLSISLILISQSWLILAIGVLVILLLYIDILMTDKHELEKFGEEYKLYMKRVPRTNFILGIIRLLRRGSNEGK from the coding sequence ATGAAAAAAAGGAAAATGCATATCTTGTCATGCGTTTGGAGTCCTTTATTGGTGGCCCAATTCGTAATCGTATTTTTTCTTGGGATATTCAATGAGGCTGAACTCGATCTAGTGATGTACGTCGGGTGGGTGATCTGGGTGATTTCCTTGATCCTTGGGTGGCTACCAATATTCATTTTGAAGAGAAGGGGTGGTGTTCCAACGGGGAAAGGATATGTCCATACGACAAGACTTGTTGACAGTGGACTTTATTCGATCGTTCGCCATCCTCAGTATACGGCGGGAATATTGCTTAGCATTTCACTGATTCTGATTTCGCAAAGCTGGTTAATTTTGGCAATTGGTGTTTTGGTGATTTTATTGCTGTATATAGATATTTTAATGACAGATAAGCACGAGCTCGAGAAATTCGGAGAAGAGTACAAGCTCTATATGAAAAGGGTTCCAAGAACGAATTTCATACTGGGGATTATTAGATTATTAAGACGAGGAAGTAACGAAGGGAAATGA
- a CDS encoding universal stress protein, which produces MSLFNRILIPTDGSEYTKAAIEKGIHLAKLSNAKVTAIYVVDQTSFVNFPMDSTIVNVYSLLEKEGNDALEYVNERGKELGVEVTTKIEEGSPVKKIVEASKNHDLIVMGTLGRTGVSKLLLGSVAERVLRHAYCPVLVVRASSEES; this is translated from the coding sequence GTGAGCCTGTTCAATAGAATACTGATACCAACTGACGGAAGCGAGTATACGAAAGCAGCCATCGAGAAGGGCATCCACCTAGCAAAGCTAAGTAATGCCAAGGTCACCGCCATATACGTGGTCGACCAGACATCGTTCGTGAACTTCCCGATGGATTCCACCATTGTCAATGTCTACTCCCTCTTGGAGAAAGAAGGTAATGATGCCCTTGAATATGTCAATGAGAGGGGGAAAGAGCTAGGCGTAGAGGTCACCACCAAGATAGAGGAGGGCTCACCCGTGAAGAAGATCGTGGAAGCGTCCAAGAACCACGATCTGATCGTTATGGGCACGCTGGGAAGAACAGGTGTGTCCAAGTTGTTGCTGGGAAGTGTGGCCGAGCGTGTGTTGAGACATGCCTACTGTCCAGTTCTCGTGGTTCGGGCGTCCTCGGAGGAATCTTAA
- a CDS encoding DNA-3-methyladenine glycosylase I: protein MEGNEMLEDERRRPPSWMYREESPPSEDSYFENMARVIFLAGFSWKVINDRWPEFRKAFNNFSLKKIALFGPDDEKRLLSNPKIIRNKAKIEATIENARRIIEIQREYGSFKNYINSLDKRDNYSEAIKDISKRFIRMGPSSSRIFLYSIGEDIHRPQEMSRD, encoded by the coding sequence ATGGAAGGGAACGAAATGCTCGAGGACGAGAGAAGGCGCCCTCCGAGCTGGATGTATCGAGAAGAAAGCCCTCCATCTGAAGATTCCTACTTCGAGAATATGGCAAGGGTGATATTTCTCGCAGGATTCTCATGGAAGGTTATCAATGATAGATGGCCCGAGTTCAGGAAGGCTTTCAATAATTTCTCGTTGAAGAAGATCGCATTGTTCGGACCCGATGATGAGAAGAGACTGCTCTCCAATCCCAAAATCATTAGGAATAAAGCCAAGATAGAGGCAACCATAGAAAATGCGAGAAGAATCATAGAGATTCAGAGAGAATATGGTTCTTTTAAGAATTATATCAATTCCCTGGATAAGAGAGATAATTACTCTGAAGCCATCAAGGATATTAGTAAGAGATTCATAAGAATGGGTCCATCTTCTTCCCGAATATTTCTCTACAGTATCGGTGAGGACATACATCGTCCCCAGGAGATGTCAAGGGATTGA
- a CDS encoding DEAD/DEAH box helicase has product MGKRFEDFKIEPRILKAIGDMGFEEPTPVQEETIPLMLGGTDVMAQAQTGTGKTAAFGIPIIQLIKPEKKPLALIIVPTRELATQVAEEIDNLAKYSKVRSLAIYGGQSINVQIQALEQGREIIVGTPGRLIDHIRRGTLRLGEIQFVVLDEADRMLDMGFIEDIEYILKHVKKGVRTSLFSATIPPEVRRLAKSYIEDPKTLIVSEDELTVPSTEQAYISVGRKNKIWALCRILDKEKPKAIVFCSTKRMVDILVRKLQSYGYAAEPLHGDLTQAKREKILKDFKNGKINVLVASDVAARGLDIDNVTHVINYDIPENPEVYVHRIGRTGRAGHEGKAITFVSWDERHLLKNITDFARSSISETDVPQKNGKDLVRRVWDFDEMSDIFGMVKFRINLGSKDGMKFVDIGDFVMEEGGVSNIAIGNIEVGTEESVVEVHKDYAEKMIRRLRKMKFKGKEIRAQPFRD; this is encoded by the coding sequence ATGGGAAAACGTTTCGAGGATTTCAAGATCGAGCCCAGAATACTCAAGGCGATTGGAGATATGGGATTCGAGGAACCCACACCGGTCCAAGAGGAGACTATACCGCTTATGCTTGGGGGTACCGATGTCATGGCTCAAGCCCAGACCGGTACTGGAAAGACAGCTGCTTTTGGCATACCAATTATTCAGCTAATCAAGCCTGAGAAGAAGCCTCTGGCTCTAATCATTGTTCCAACAAGGGAGTTGGCGACTCAGGTTGCGGAAGAAATAGATAACCTGGCCAAGTATTCAAAGGTAAGATCATTGGCAATCTATGGGGGACAGTCCATAAACGTCCAGATCCAGGCTCTAGAACAAGGAAGGGAGATAATTGTTGGAACCCCTGGTCGTCTGATCGATCACATCAGAAGGGGAACGCTGAGACTTGGAGAGATACAATTCGTTGTCCTGGACGAGGCGGATAGGATGCTTGACATGGGTTTCATCGAGGACATAGAGTACATCCTGAAGCATGTCAAGAAGGGAGTTCGAACCTCATTATTCTCGGCCACTATCCCACCCGAGGTCCGTAGGCTGGCTAAGAGCTACATTGAGGATCCTAAGACTCTTATCGTAAGTGAGGACGAACTCACTGTTCCCTCAACAGAACAAGCCTACATCAGTGTTGGAAGAAAGAACAAGATCTGGGCTCTATGCAGAATACTGGACAAGGAGAAGCCCAAGGCCATTGTGTTCTGCTCCACCAAGAGGATGGTCGACATATTAGTGAGGAAACTTCAATCATACGGCTATGCCGCGGAGCCCCTTCATGGCGATCTTACCCAAGCAAAGAGGGAGAAGATCCTAAAGGACTTCAAGAACGGCAAGATCAATGTTCTCGTAGCATCGGACGTTGCGGCGAGAGGCCTGGACATCGATAATGTCACTCATGTGATCAATTACGACATTCCTGAGAACCCAGAGGTATACGTTCACCGCATCGGCCGTACGGGACGAGCGGGACATGAGGGAAAGGCAATAACCTTCGTCTCCTGGGACGAGAGGCATCTTCTAAAGAACATAACGGATTTCGCTAGGTCCAGCATTTCTGAGACCGATGTTCCGCAGAAGAATGGCAAGGACCTCGTGCGCAGGGTGTGGGACTTTGACGAGATGTCGGACATCTTTGGGATGGTTAAGTTCCGTATCAACCTCGGCTCCAAGGACGGGATGAAATTCGTGGATATCGGGGACTTCGTCATGGAAGAAGGCGGTGTAAGCAACATCGCAATAGGCAACATTGAGGTCGGTACGGAGGAGTCCGTTGTCGAAGTGCATAAGGACTACGCAGAGAAGATGATAAGGCGCCTCCGAAAGATGAAGTTCAAGGGAAAGGAAATCAGGGCTCAGCCATTCAGAGATTGA
- a CDS encoding CBS domain-containing protein, which translates to MGVEELEGIKKREILRSKIDSKSLSGMMSEEFDTVNVETPLYDILAKMKSQDLHEIPVLDGNGMAGIVSFGTLLRRKTVAVTTKARSVMESPPEVGTDTPLTEVAENMVSTGYRQMPVVKGHKIAGIISRTDIIKIIPQIKDLRNLVVADIMTEDVRTIKENDAVRDAVELMRNLDIRTLPVVDDDGRLTAIVGVKDIVRYNWREKQKQTVGEITGNSSPVEIKVESLSVNSPTTVSPDTTLGEAVKIMLEKNISTLPVIMGKDIVGIVTNYDMVELVASLRERDMVYVQITGLEEEDRRELEVMEKEIQAGLAKIAKVSRPMLFTMHVSKYHEKGNSSKYSLSGRLTTEYNVYVAKAVDWNITRATIQLMEHLERRVMEKKEERLHRRKGR; encoded by the coding sequence ATGGGTGTTGAAGAACTGGAAGGTATCAAGAAGAGAGAGATTCTCAGGTCCAAGATCGATTCGAAGAGCCTGAGTGGCATGATGAGCGAGGAGTTCGACACCGTGAATGTGGAAACTCCGCTCTACGATATCCTGGCGAAGATGAAATCCCAGGATCTGCACGAGATCCCCGTACTCGATGGAAATGGAATGGCTGGGATCGTGAGCTTCGGTACCCTTCTTAGAAGGAAGACCGTGGCCGTGACCACAAAGGCACGATCGGTCATGGAGTCCCCACCAGAGGTAGGAACCGACACGCCTCTGACGGAGGTGGCGGAGAATATGGTCTCGACTGGCTACAGGCAGATGCCCGTAGTGAAGGGACACAAGATCGCTGGGATAATATCCAGGACGGATATAATCAAGATCATCCCCCAGATCAAGGACCTCAGAAACCTCGTCGTGGCTGATATCATGACCGAGGATGTCAGGACCATCAAAGAGAATGATGCGGTCAGAGATGCAGTGGAGCTCATGCGCAATCTCGATATTCGAACCCTTCCTGTTGTTGACGATGATGGAAGACTCACGGCAATTGTGGGCGTTAAGGATATCGTCCGCTACAATTGGAGAGAGAAGCAGAAGCAGACGGTCGGGGAGATCACCGGGAATAGTTCGCCGGTGGAGATTAAGGTCGAGTCCCTTTCGGTAAACTCACCCACCACCGTATCACCAGACACCACGCTGGGCGAAGCGGTAAAAATCATGCTCGAAAAGAACATATCCACCCTCCCCGTGATCATGGGAAAGGACATAGTTGGAATCGTGACGAACTATGATATGGTGGAGCTTGTGGCATCATTGAGGGAAAGGGACATGGTCTACGTGCAGATAACTGGCCTAGAGGAAGAAGACCGCAGGGAACTCGAGGTGATGGAGAAAGAGATCCAGGCAGGTTTGGCCAAGATCGCTAAGGTCTCTCGCCCAATGCTATTCACCATGCATGTCTCCAAGTATCACGAGAAAGGCAACTCATCCAAGTACAGTCTCTCTGGAAGGCTGACGACCGAATACAACGTATACGTGGCAAAGGCTGTCGACTGGAACATCACCAGGGCGACCATCCAGCTGATGGAACACCTTGAACGACGGGTCATGGAGAAGAAAGAGGAGCGCCTGCACAGGCGCAAGGGGCGCTAG
- a CDS encoding valine--tRNA ligase, whose amino-acid sequence MTQYDPVPTERKWQKQWKEWELYKFDFDSDRPVYSVDNPPRYTSGSLHLGHATGYSLIDFAARYRRLRGYNVFFPLCFDVNGTPTEVRVEKKYGINKLSVGRQEYIKLCSEYAESFIDEMTLQFEILGESMDPSIYYQTDAPYYRRITQISFLRLLEKGLAYKGTYPVNWCPRCMTALADAEVEYTDNVTKLNFIKFRVKGTDDYAVIATTRPELICTCQVVAVHPEDRARGHLIGKKLLTPIYEKEVDIIADPKVDPAFGSGVVMICTIGDKDDLEWVMKYNLPLEKGIDEQGRMTEVAGKYEGLPVKEARKLIIEDIESAGQLMKKEELQQNVSICWRCHEPIEYLQVPQWFVKILDFKDDVLNKAEEIEWFPEFMKVRLQDWVNSLGWDWVISRQRYFATPIPLWECAECGHVVPAREEDCYIDPTTDPPPLEKCPKCDGELKGCEDVFDTWMDSSISPLFNTFWERDAERFNWLYPMSLRPQSHDIIRTWAFYTILREHLAVGKKPWDHIMIHGFIMSSDGTPMHSSLGNVIDPIPILEDYGADALRYYASTCSLGEDNAFREKDVKHGKKLLTKLWNIGRFISNFVKEKPEQGKLKLPDMWILSKFSRLVESVTSHYDNYNFDKAMRELEAFAWHELADHYLEMVKYRNRDPDDEGVRFTLYTTFLGVIKMMAPVIPHVTEEIYQSFFQEMEGAKSVHVSGWPEPILIDEDEEERGEFLKEVISAIRNWKSERGMALNEEIELVELVGEKASYLLGVERDILETIRAKRLQITSEIELEERITNIKPVLSKLGPEFKQGAKEIISKVLLFDPEEIASSIEKGTLEIELSDGTQVKLEGEYFQVEKSLTLGGKEVETLQVREMLIAIQL is encoded by the coding sequence ATGACTCAGTACGATCCTGTTCCCACAGAGAGAAAGTGGCAAAAGCAGTGGAAGGAGTGGGAGCTCTACAAGTTCGACTTCGACTCCGACCGGCCGGTGTACAGCGTTGATAACCCTCCCAGATACACCTCGGGTTCGCTGCACCTTGGACATGCCACAGGCTACTCGCTCATCGATTTCGCTGCCCGTTACCGCCGGCTGAGAGGTTACAACGTGTTCTTTCCCCTATGCTTCGATGTCAACGGCACACCGACCGAAGTCAGGGTGGAGAAGAAGTACGGCATCAACAAGTTATCAGTGGGCAGGCAGGAATACATCAAACTCTGCTCTGAGTACGCCGAGAGCTTCATTGACGAGATGACCTTGCAGTTCGAGATTCTCGGGGAATCCATGGACCCAAGCATCTACTATCAGACCGACGCACCCTACTACCGCCGTATAACCCAGATATCGTTTCTGAGGCTACTGGAGAAGGGGTTGGCCTACAAAGGAACCTACCCAGTGAACTGGTGTCCCCGCTGCATGACCGCCTTGGCAGATGCCGAGGTGGAGTATACTGATAACGTGACCAAGCTCAACTTCATCAAATTCAGGGTCAAGGGAACGGACGATTACGCGGTGATCGCGACCACTAGGCCAGAGCTTATCTGTACCTGTCAAGTCGTGGCGGTCCATCCCGAGGACAGGGCACGGGGCCACCTCATAGGCAAGAAGCTTCTCACTCCCATCTATGAGAAGGAAGTCGATATAATCGCAGATCCCAAGGTCGATCCCGCTTTCGGTTCTGGAGTGGTGATGATCTGCACCATCGGTGACAAGGACGACCTGGAGTGGGTAATGAAGTACAACCTGCCACTGGAGAAGGGGATCGACGAGCAGGGCAGGATGACCGAGGTCGCCGGTAAGTACGAAGGACTTCCAGTCAAAGAGGCTAGGAAGCTCATCATAGAGGACATCGAGTCTGCCGGTCAGCTCATGAAGAAAGAAGAGCTCCAGCAGAACGTGAGCATATGCTGGAGATGCCACGAACCCATCGAGTACCTGCAGGTACCACAGTGGTTCGTGAAGATACTTGACTTCAAAGATGATGTTCTCAATAAAGCGGAAGAAATCGAGTGGTTCCCTGAGTTCATGAAGGTCCGTCTGCAGGACTGGGTTAACTCGCTGGGGTGGGACTGGGTCATCTCCAGACAAAGGTATTTCGCTACTCCCATTCCGCTATGGGAGTGCGCCGAGTGTGGACATGTGGTTCCAGCCCGTGAAGAGGATTGCTACATCGATCCCACTACTGATCCTCCCCCCTTGGAAAAATGCCCAAAATGCGATGGCGAGCTCAAGGGGTGCGAGGACGTATTCGACACCTGGATGGACTCTTCAATATCTCCACTGTTTAACACATTCTGGGAAAGGGATGCGGAGAGGTTCAACTGGCTCTATCCCATGTCACTGAGGCCTCAGTCCCATGACATCATTAGGACCTGGGCATTCTACACGATTCTAAGAGAACACCTCGCGGTAGGGAAGAAGCCCTGGGATCATATCATGATCCACGGGTTCATTATGTCGTCTGATGGCACCCCCATGCACTCATCGCTGGGAAACGTAATCGATCCCATCCCCATTCTGGAAGATTACGGGGCAGACGCACTCCGATATTACGCGAGTACCTGCTCCCTGGGAGAAGACAACGCATTCCGGGAGAAGGATGTCAAGCATGGTAAGAAGCTATTGACCAAGCTCTGGAACATTGGGAGGTTCATTAGCAACTTCGTGAAAGAGAAACCCGAACAGGGGAAGTTGAAGCTTCCGGACATGTGGATCCTTTCAAAATTCAGCAGGCTAGTCGAGTCCGTTACTTCCCACTACGACAACTACAACTTCGACAAAGCCATGAGGGAGCTTGAGGCATTTGCCTGGCATGAGCTGGCCGATCATTACCTGGAAATGGTGAAGTACCGAAATCGCGACCCGGACGATGAAGGTGTGAGGTTCACACTCTACACAACATTCCTTGGAGTGATCAAGATGATGGCCCCAGTTATCCCACATGTCACCGAGGAGATCTATCAGAGCTTCTTCCAGGAGATGGAAGGGGCGAAGAGCGTCCACGTGAGCGGTTGGCCAGAACCCATTCTCATCGACGAGGACGAGGAGGAGCGAGGTGAGTTCCTGAAAGAGGTTATCTCTGCCATCCGCAACTGGAAATCGGAGAGAGGGATGGCACTTAACGAAGAAATCGAACTGGTGGAATTGGTGGGAGAGAAAGCCTCATACCTGCTTGGAGTGGAGAGGGATATCCTTGAGACCATCAGGGCCAAGAGGCTCCAGATCACGAGCGAGATCGAACTGGAGGAGAGGATCACCAACATCAAACCCGTGCTTTCGAAACTGGGTCCAGAATTCAAGCAGGGGGCGAAGGAGATCATCTCCAAAGTTCTGCTATTCGATCCTGAGGAGATAGCCTCATCCATCGAGAAAGGGACCCTCGAGATCGAGCTATCTGATGGCACTCAGGTCAAACTAGAGGGAGAGTACTTCCAGGTGGAGAAAAGCCTTACACTCGGCGGAAAGGAGGTCGAAACTCTCCAGGTAAGAGAAATGCTGATTGCCATCCAGCTTTGA
- the glyS gene encoding glycine--tRNA ligase: MVDASDVLSLCKRRGYLWPAYEIYGGVAGMYDYGPLGIGLKNNIIEVWRNAYTLGEGFIEIDGPTIGPEMVFKASGHVDEFSDAIVSCRVCQESYRADHLLTDYHPNPDSLSKEEMHSLMMKNEVKCPECEGELTPPEEFNLMFRTTIGPGTGRVGYLRPETAQGIFVNYIPFYRYMREKLPFGVIQIGRGYRNEISPRQGMIRLREFNMMEAELFVDPEDKNWEAFEDVKDEMLKLVPQDGEELEMSLDEAVNKGIIAHQTIAYFMWFTSEFLKMVGVDPERMRFRQHLSTEMAHYAADCWDAEALLSYGWTELVGIADRGCWDLSRHIDYSKADMSAFKRFDEPKEIEKEIIKPKFGLLGPEFKAKSAKIGKALEEMTPSGVEEGITVSVDGEDILIDPKFFEVTTVKEKVSGEKVIPHVIEPSHGLDRILFTVMEHAFTQKDDGYTILRLKPEVAPIKVGVFPLMSRDGLEEKAMEVDEDLRLSGVPTYYDDSGSIGRRYARMDEIGTPWCITVDYETLENGTVTIRDRDTAEQVRIHADDVPVVVGALIYGLEFTDIGEMLEGE, encoded by the coding sequence ATGGTTGATGCTTCGGACGTTCTTTCGCTTTGCAAGCGTAGAGGTTACCTGTGGCCCGCTTACGAGATCTACGGCGGAGTTGCGGGTATGTACGACTACGGCCCTCTAGGCATAGGGCTCAAGAACAACATCATAGAGGTTTGGCGCAACGCCTACACTTTGGGCGAGGGATTCATAGAAATCGATGGACCGACCATCGGACCTGAGATGGTCTTCAAGGCCTCGGGTCACGTTGACGAATTCTCTGATGCCATAGTCTCCTGCAGGGTATGCCAGGAGAGCTATAGAGCCGATCATCTGCTTACTGATTATCATCCAAATCCAGACTCGCTCTCCAAGGAGGAGATGCACTCCTTGATGATGAAGAACGAAGTGAAGTGCCCCGAGTGCGAGGGGGAGCTCACCCCTCCTGAGGAGTTCAATCTCATGTTCAGGACCACCATTGGTCCCGGTACCGGACGAGTGGGCTACCTTCGTCCAGAGACCGCTCAAGGCATCTTCGTGAACTACATTCCCTTCTACCGTTACATGAGAGAGAAGCTTCCATTCGGGGTCATACAGATCGGTAGAGGCTACCGAAACGAGATCTCCCCAAGGCAGGGAATGATCCGCCTCAGGGAGTTCAATATGATGGAGGCAGAGCTGTTCGTTGACCCAGAGGACAAGAATTGGGAAGCCTTTGAAGATGTCAAGGACGAGATGCTCAAACTTGTTCCCCAGGACGGCGAGGAGCTGGAAATGAGCCTAGATGAGGCTGTTAATAAGGGCATCATCGCCCACCAGACCATTGCCTACTTCATGTGGTTCACCTCCGAGTTCCTGAAGATGGTTGGTGTGGATCCAGAAAGGATGCGATTCAGGCAGCATCTCTCCACTGAAATGGCCCATTACGCAGCAGATTGCTGGGATGCTGAGGCCCTTCTCTCCTACGGCTGGACGGAACTGGTGGGCATTGCCGACCGTGGATGCTGGGACCTCTCTCGGCACATTGACTACTCCAAGGCGGACATGTCCGCATTCAAGCGCTTCGATGAGCCCAAGGAGATCGAAAAGGAAATCATCAAACCCAAGTTTGGACTGCTGGGTCCGGAGTTCAAGGCCAAGTCGGCCAAGATCGGCAAGGCACTGGAGGAGATGACCCCTTCCGGAGTGGAGGAGGGCATAACAGTTTCGGTCGATGGAGAGGATATCTTAATCGACCCGAAGTTCTTCGAGGTCACCACGGTGAAAGAGAAGGTCTCGGGGGAGAAGGTAATACCCCATGTGATAGAACCTTCCCACGGCCTGGACAGAATACTCTTCACGGTGATGGAACACGCCTTCACCCAGAAGGATGATGGCTATACCATTCTGAGACTCAAGCCCGAAGTGGCACCAATTAAGGTAGGTGTTTTCCCACTCATGTCAAGGGATGGCTTAGAGGAGAAAGCCATGGAGGTGGACGAAGACCTCCGTTTGAGCGGGGTTCCCACCTACTACGACGACTCGGGGTCCATTGGGCGTAGATATGCGAGAATGGACGAGATAGGGACTCCGTGGTGTATCACCGTAGACTATGAGACCCTTGAGAACGGTACTGTAACCATAAGGGACCGGGACACGGCGGAGCAGGTGAGAATCCATGCAGATGATGTGCCTGTAGTAGTTGGGGCACTAATCTACGGCCTGGAGTTCACCGATATCGGGGAGATGCTCGAGGGCGAGTAA
- a CDS encoding amidohydrolase family protein codes for MEYVAGAILTPEGFVEGYVGFEDNLIVEVERGEPPTHIAKGIVTPTLINSHTHVADLRVPVDLSLSLEELVAPPDGLKHRMLSSMSKVELRDVFREASEFMFQRGVSTFADFRESGIEGSRLLYQSDCGGALPVIMGRPMDLKFDREEMISLLSVVNGVGISSISDWNYSELMEVAELTHQKGKMFALHASERLREDIDLILDLKPDYLVHMTMATDSDLEICSDHGLPVVVCPRSNLFYGRKPPLARMLDAGVTIALGTDNAMISLPDMLTEMEFAGRILRQQGFNRVDPVLHMALCNGRKILNLNETIGIQPGSPCDLLVVGPRRGEAVTDFVLRSGSANPLLVIKGKTTRREPR; via the coding sequence ATGGAATACGTGGCTGGGGCAATCCTCACACCCGAAGGATTCGTGGAAGGATATGTGGGATTCGAGGACAATCTTATCGTTGAGGTCGAGAGAGGAGAACCTCCAACCCACATAGCCAAGGGGATCGTGACCCCCACGCTCATCAATTCCCATACTCATGTGGCCGATCTACGTGTCCCGGTTGACCTGTCCTTGTCCTTGGAGGAACTAGTAGCCCCTCCAGACGGGCTAAAGCACAGAATGCTTAGCTCAATGAGCAAGGTAGAGTTGCGCGATGTCTTCCGGGAGGCGTCGGAGTTCATGTTCCAAAGGGGCGTTTCCACCTTCGCTGATTTCAGAGAATCGGGCATTGAAGGGTCGCGCCTCCTTTACCAGAGCGATTGCGGAGGGGCTCTCCCAGTGATAATGGGGAGACCTATGGACCTCAAATTCGACAGGGAGGAGATGATTTCCCTGTTATCGGTAGTGAACGGAGTGGGCATTTCAAGCATCTCCGATTGGAACTACTCAGAACTGATGGAGGTCGCGGAACTCACCCATCAAAAGGGAAAGATGTTCGCCCTTCACGCCAGCGAGAGGTTACGCGAGGACATCGACCTGATATTGGACCTTAAGCCGGACTACTTAGTGCATATGACGATGGCCACAGATTCAGACCTGGAGATCTGCTCCGACCATGGATTGCCAGTGGTGGTCTGCCCGCGCTCCAACCTCTTCTATGGAAGGAAGCCTCCTCTCGCAAGGATGCTCGATGCAGGTGTCACCATCGCCCTGGGTACAGACAATGCCATGATCTCCTTGCCAGACATGCTGACGGAGATGGAGTTCGCGGGCAGAATTCTCAGACAACAGGGTTTCAATAGAGTTGACCCAGTTCTTCATATGGCCCTATGCAATGGCCGAAAGATTTTAAACCTGAATGAGACAATAGGTATCCAGCCCGGGTCGCCCTGCGACCTATTGGTAGTTGGACCTAGGAGGGGGGAAGCTGTGACTGATTTCGTACTCCGCTCGGGATCGGCGAATCCACTCCTGGTGATTAAGGGCAAGACAACAAGGAGGGAACCAAGGTGA
- a CDS encoding DNA-directed RNA polymerase, producing MYNDRAPRQMHKTTCSDCGQECEVPFKPTEGRPVYCRDCYQKHRPPKRNRY from the coding sequence ATGTACAACGACAGGGCACCCAGACAGATGCACAAGACAACTTGCTCAGATTGTGGGCAAGAGTGCGAAGTACCGTTCAAGCCCACTGAGGGCCGACCGGTCTACTGCCGCGACTGCTACCAGAAGCACCGCCCACCTAAGCGCAACCGATACTGA